A single window of Mugil cephalus isolate CIBA_MC_2020 chromosome 1, CIBA_Mcephalus_1.1, whole genome shotgun sequence DNA harbors:
- the LOC125009037 gene encoding gastrula zinc finger protein XlCGF57.1-like isoform X2, which produces MSSAEGLRELVIQTLTTAAEEIVGLFERTVVQYEKEIDRQRRLLDITRKPEIKSHRIVESLRELIIRRLTAAPEEILALFEKAVVQYKKEIDHRCRLLDIIWKPEIKLHRTDLPQQHVCTKEEFLTQQQLCNKGSKSSVDQEELPQIKEEEEKPEPPQIKEEQEEPETPQIKEEQTVPEPPQIKEEQEELCISQQGDYLVLVLETDYCMETLTKEECERNQSEPKSDQLLSYNSPVAKSPDQEGNKQVDSGSSGNAKPSPKNRPQKGTSPNNNIDNCPMSGNQCDTDTGRKSLTCDVSGKDFGSKYNVKTHYRLHTGEKPYTCTTCGNSFNVRYNFNEHMKTHTGEKPHPCEICGKSFDRRSYLTGHMRTHTGKKPFPCKMCDKTFRTRSDVTVHMRIHTGEKPYSCETCGKTFTQRGQLIAHTRFHAGEKPYPCGICGKTVSQKVQLIRHMRIHTGEKPYSCETCGKTFKSRPELKVHMRAHSDERPYSCETCGKTFKSRCELKIHMRAHSDERPYSCDTCGKTFKQTSHLAEHMKIHTGKKPYSCETCGKAFKTRSQLTGHTRIHTGEKPHSCETCGKAFSKRCTLKLHMRTHRVEGSSS; this is translated from the exons ATGTCTTCAGCCGAGGGCTTGAGAGAGTTGGTCATCCAGACACTAACTACTGCTGCCGAGGAGATAGTCggactctttgaaagaactgtcgtccagtacgagaaagagatcgatcgtcagcgcagactgctggatatcaccaGGAAACCCGAGATAAAGTCACACAGAATAG ttgagagtttgagagagttGATTATCCGGAGACTAACTGCTGCTCCTGAAGAAATACTTGCACTCTTTGAAAAAGCTGTCGTCCAGTACAAGAAAGAGATTGATCATCGCTGCAGACTTCTGGATATTATCTGGAAACCCGAAATAAAGTTACACAGAACAG ACCTTCCACAGCAGCATGTCTGCACAAAGGAAGAATTTCTCACTCAGCAACAGCTCTGTAACAAGGGGAGTAAATCCAGTGTGGACCAGGAGGAGcttccacagattaaagaggaagaggagaaaccagaacctccacagattaaagaggaacaggaggaaccagaaactccacagattaaagaggagcaAACGgtaccagaacctccacagattaaagaggaacaggaggagctCTGCATCAGTCAGCAGGGGGACtatcttgttcttgttctggaGACTGATTATTGTATGGAGACTCTTACTAAAGAGGAATGTGAGCGCAATCAATCAGAACCAAAAAGTGACCAGCTCCTCTCTTACAACTCTCCTGTAGCTAAGAGCCCAGATCAGGAAGGAAACAAGCAAGTAGACTCAGGATCAAGTGGAAATGCAAAGCCGAGTCCAAAGAATAGACCTCAAAAAGGCACAAGTCCCAACAACAATATAGACAACTGTCCCATGTCAGGGAATCAGTGTGATACTGATACAGGTAGAAAGTCTTTAACATGTGACGTCTCTGGAAAAGATTTTGGGTCAAAGTACAATGTGAAGACACATTATAGACTTCACACAGGGGAGAAACCTTATACTTGCACAACATGCGGAAATAGTTTCAATGTCAGGTATAATTTCAATGAACATATGAAGACTCACACAGGCGAGAAGCCGCATCCTTGTGAAATTTGTGGTAAAAGTTTCGATCGACGCTCTTATTTAACTGggcacatgaggactcacacaggtaaGAAGCCATTCCCTTGCAAAATGTGTGATAAAACCTTCAGAACAAGATCTGATGTAACTGTCCACATGAgaattcacacaggtgagaagccatattcCTGTGAAAcgtgtggtaaaaccttcacaCAAAGAGGTCAATTAATTGCTCACACGAGGTTTCAtgcaggtgagaagccgtatcCTTGTGGAATATGTGGTAAAACCGTCAGTCAAAAAGTTCAATTAATTCGtcacatgaggattcacacagggGAAAAGCCGTAttcttgtgaaacatgtggtaaaaccttcaaatCAAGACCTGAGTTAAAGGTCCACATGAGGGCTCACTCAGATGAAAGGCCATAttcttgtgaaacatgtggtaaaacttTCAAATCAAGATGTGAGTTAAAGATCCACATGAGGGCTCACTCAGATGAGAGGCCATATTCTTGTGATACGTGTGGTAAAACCTTTAAGCAAACCTCACATTTAGCGGAACACATGAAGATTCACACAGGTAAGAAGCCATATTCTTGTGAAACGTGTGGGAAAGCCTTCAAAACAAGATCTCAGTTAACTGGTCACACGAGGATTCATACGGGTGAGAAGCCACATTCTTGTGAAACGTGTGGGAAAGCCTTTAGTAAAAGATGTACATTAAAGctccacatgaggactcacagaGTTGAGGGGTCAtcttcctga